The following are encoded together in the Streptomyces tsukubensis genome:
- a CDS encoding YbaK/EbsC family protein: protein MTIEGPETKAAQTVHPRFAQALEELGLVSLTADVRRFPEATRTAQEAAAAVGCELSAIVKSLIFTAELPGADTDNAGTDNAGTENAGTDVPVLVLMDGASRVDVERVRAELGAAKVRRAKAEFVRETTGFAIGGVPPFGHRTKTLVLADKGLLDHPVVWAAAGTPHAVFPMEPAALIAHAGGSLVDVREGAQ from the coding sequence ATGACCATTGAAGGACCGGAGACAAAAGCGGCACAGACCGTCCACCCGCGCTTCGCGCAGGCCCTCGAAGAACTCGGGCTCGTCTCCCTCACGGCTGACGTCCGCCGCTTTCCCGAGGCCACTCGGACCGCCCAGGAAGCCGCTGCGGCTGTCGGTTGTGAATTGAGCGCCATCGTCAAGTCGCTGATCTTCACCGCCGAGCTGCCCGGCGCGGATACGGACAATGCTGGTACGGACAACGCGGGGACGGAAAACGCGGGGACGGACGTGCCCGTGCTCGTGCTGATGGACGGGGCCTCGCGCGTCGATGTCGAGCGGGTACGGGCGGAGTTGGGGGCGGCCAAGGTCCGCAGGGCCAAGGCCGAATTCGTACGGGAGACGACGGGGTTCGCCATCGGCGGGGTGCCGCCGTTCGGGCACCGTACGAAGACCCTGGTCCTCGCCGACAAGGGGCTTCTCGACCACCCGGTGGTGTGGGCCGCGGCCGGTACACCCCACGCGGTCTTTCCGATGGAGCCCGCCGCGTTGATCGCCCACGCCGGGGGGTCGTTGGTGGATGTGCGCGAGGGCGCCCAGTAA
- a CDS encoding penicillin-binding transpeptidase domain-containing protein, whose translation MRTGVKVGVIGGVIAVVVGGGGYGAYNVLDAVNSGSSTSDTASSGAGRTGPVSADEVQETSKAFFAAWSKGKSDAAAHLTDNATKAEPSLSAFSGAAHITKARITPGETQGETVPFSVSATVSYDGKHKPLSYRSELTVVRPAAGGRAVVKWEPTVVHPKLGKGDWLKAGVAEAPTVEAVDRDGRPLDVKKYPSLAPVLDTLRERYAVKAGGTPGIELSVVHADERAPETLVTLSEGKPGKVRTTLSASAQAAAEQAVAQYGQSSVVAEKPSTGEILAVANHRNDNFNAAFLGRLAPGSTMKMVTAAMLIDKGLVSADSKAPCPATATWQSQTFHNLAGMAPDENATLASSFARSCNTTFVKMADDVEVDDLTREAEDNFGLGKNWKTGIVSFDGRVPATGGPDTAASLIGQGQVQMNPLNLVSVTSTVRAGSFRQPVLVPQSLDGRKLAKAKGLSSKAAGQVRQMMNRTATSGTGAPAMAGLGGDIGAKTGSAEVDGQQKANSWFAGYRDDVAAAAMAQEGGHGGDTAGPIVAAVLRAGR comes from the coding sequence ATGCGCACAGGCGTAAAGGTCGGAGTGATCGGCGGGGTCATCGCCGTCGTGGTGGGGGGCGGCGGCTACGGCGCGTACAACGTGCTGGACGCCGTCAACAGCGGGAGTTCCACTTCGGACACCGCGAGTTCCGGCGCGGGCCGTACCGGGCCGGTCTCGGCCGACGAGGTCCAGGAGACGTCGAAGGCCTTCTTCGCCGCCTGGTCGAAGGGCAAGTCCGACGCCGCCGCACACCTCACCGACAACGCCACCAAGGCGGAGCCGTCGCTCTCCGCCTTCTCCGGCGCCGCGCACATCACGAAGGCGCGGATCACTCCCGGCGAGACGCAGGGCGAGACGGTTCCCTTCTCGGTCTCCGCCACCGTGTCGTACGACGGGAAGCACAAGCCCCTCTCGTACCGCTCGGAGTTGACCGTGGTGCGCCCGGCGGCCGGCGGGCGGGCCGTGGTCAAGTGGGAGCCCACCGTCGTCCACCCGAAACTCGGCAAGGGCGACTGGCTGAAGGCGGGTGTGGCGGAGGCACCGACCGTCGAGGCCGTGGACCGTGACGGCCGCCCGCTCGACGTGAAGAAGTACCCCTCGCTCGCCCCGGTCCTCGACACGCTGCGCGAACGGTACGCGGTGAAGGCGGGCGGCACACCGGGCATCGAACTGTCGGTCGTGCACGCCGACGAGCGTGCCCCCGAAACGCTGGTCACCCTCTCCGAGGGCAAGCCGGGGAAGGTCAGGACGACGCTCAGCGCGTCCGCCCAGGCCGCCGCGGAACAGGCCGTCGCCCAGTACGGCCAGTCGTCCGTGGTGGCGGAGAAGCCCAGCACCGGGGAGATCCTGGCCGTCGCCAACCACAGGAACGACAACTTCAACGCCGCTTTCCTCGGCAGGCTCGCGCCCGGTTCGACCATGAAGATGGTCACGGCCGCCATGCTCATCGACAAGGGGCTGGTCTCCGCCGACAGCAAGGCACCGTGCCCGGCGACCGCCACCTGGCAGAGCCAGACTTTCCACAACCTCGCCGGCATGGCGCCCGACGAGAACGCCACACTGGCGAGCAGCTTCGCCCGCTCCTGCAACACGACGTTCGTGAAGATGGCCGACGACGTGGAGGTGGACGATCTGACCCGCGAGGCCGAGGACAACTTCGGTCTCGGCAAGAACTGGAAGACCGGGATCGTCTCCTTCGACGGCCGCGTTCCCGCCACCGGCGGACCCGACACGGCGGCGAGCCTGATCGGTCAGGGGCAGGTGCAGATGAACCCGCTGAACCTCGTCTCCGTCACGTCCACCGTGCGGGCGGGCTCGTTCCGTCAGCCGGTACTCGTGCCGCAGTCCCTCGACGGCAGGAAGCTGGCGAAGGCCAAGGGGCTGAGTTCGAAGGCCGCCGGACAGGTACGGCAGATGATGAACCGCACCGCGACCAGCGGTACGGGCGCGCCGGCGATGGCCGGTCTCGGCGGCGACATCGGCGCGAAGACGGGTTCGGCGGAGGTCGACGGCCAGCAGAAGGCGAACAGTTGGTTCGCCGGATACCGGGACGATGTCGCAGCGGCGGCGATGGCCCAGGAGGGCGGCCACGGCGGCGACACGGCAGGGCCGATCGTGGCGGCGGTGCTGCGGGCGGGGCGCTGA
- a CDS encoding penicillin-binding transpeptidase domain-containing protein, translating into MGKRRRAPGGGKRNPAVLGSVLAVVVAGAGFGGYSLLSGGQDDGHSGSSTAQRQVKKGPPTTVEIRRASHGFLTAWQKGDRAKAAKYTDDAGAARAALAGYTKDAHLTDVKVVPGKARGAEVPYSVTATVAYKGKRKPFAYSSALTVVRRAEDGRPLVGWHPSVVHPDLKQGETLRTGEAGTPPIRAVDRDGAELTARAHPSLAAVLDDLRDRFGEKAGGTAGAELYIARKGSKEAGKGGGAGDDAKSGAASDTRSGSDSGGGDGEGPDPRPGKTLLKLSDGTPGRLRTTISAPVQAAAEKQAAKSPRTSIVSVKPSTGEVLGFANSAPGGFNTALQGSIAPGSTMKIVTGSLLLEKGLAGYDKPHPCPKYASYGGWKFQNVEKFQIKSGTFRDSFGASCNTAFITQAKKLGDDDLTKQAQEVFGLGRDNWSIGVPTFDGAVPVQRDAAKAASLIGQGGVRMNPLNMASVIATAKTGTFRQPYLVAPSVDGRTLAKAPRALSGSAQRQLRRLLTYTATSGSGAEPMAGLGSDIGAKTGSAEVDNQKKPNGWFTAWHGDTAAAAVVQQGGRGGASAGPVVRAVLLAGG; encoded by the coding sequence GTGGGCAAGAGAAGGCGTGCGCCGGGCGGCGGGAAGAGGAACCCGGCCGTGCTGGGAAGTGTCCTCGCCGTCGTGGTCGCCGGGGCCGGATTCGGCGGATACAGCCTCCTCTCCGGGGGTCAGGACGACGGTCACTCCGGCTCCTCCACCGCTCAGCGGCAGGTCAAGAAGGGGCCGCCGACCACCGTTGAGATCCGCAGGGCCTCGCACGGCTTTCTCACCGCCTGGCAGAAGGGCGACCGGGCGAAAGCGGCGAAGTACACCGACGACGCGGGCGCGGCCCGCGCGGCGCTGGCCGGGTACACGAAGGACGCGCACCTGACGGATGTGAAGGTCGTTCCCGGCAAGGCGCGCGGCGCCGAAGTGCCGTACTCCGTGACGGCGACCGTCGCGTACAAGGGCAAGAGGAAGCCTTTCGCGTACAGCTCGGCGCTGACCGTGGTCCGCCGGGCGGAGGACGGCAGGCCGCTGGTCGGCTGGCACCCTTCTGTCGTCCACCCGGACCTGAAGCAGGGCGAGACGCTGCGCACGGGCGAGGCGGGCACGCCGCCGATCCGCGCGGTGGACAGGGACGGCGCGGAACTCACGGCGCGCGCCCACCCGTCGCTGGCAGCCGTCCTCGACGACCTGCGGGACCGGTTCGGCGAGAAGGCGGGCGGCACGGCAGGCGCCGAGCTGTACATCGCACGCAAGGGGTCGAAGGAGGCGGGGAAGGGCGGGGGCGCCGGGGACGACGCCAAGTCGGGCGCCGCGTCGGACACCCGCTCCGGCTCCGATTCCGGGGGCGGCGACGGGGAAGGGCCCGACCCGCGCCCCGGCAAGACCCTCTTAAAACTCTCCGACGGCACCCCGGGCAGGCTCAGGACGACCATCAGCGCCCCCGTGCAGGCGGCGGCCGAGAAACAGGCGGCCAAGAGCCCCCGTACGTCGATCGTCTCGGTCAAACCGAGCACGGGTGAGGTGCTCGGCTTCGCCAACTCCGCGCCCGGCGGCTTCAACACCGCGCTCCAGGGGTCGATCGCGCCCGGCTCCACGATGAAGATCGTCACGGGCTCGTTGCTGCTGGAGAAGGGGCTCGCGGGGTACGACAAGCCGCATCCCTGCCCCAAGTACGCCTCTTACGGCGGCTGGAAGTTCCAGAACGTGGAGAAGTTCCAGATCAAGAGCGGCACGTTCCGCGACAGCTTCGGGGCCTCCTGCAACACGGCGTTCATCACCCAGGCGAAGAAGCTCGGGGACGACGACCTGACCAAGCAGGCACAGGAGGTTTTCGGCCTCGGCCGTGACAACTGGTCGATCGGCGTGCCGACCTTCGACGGCGCGGTACCCGTGCAGCGGGACGCGGCGAAGGCGGCCTCACTGATCGGACAGGGCGGGGTCAGGATGAACCCGCTCAACATGGCGTCGGTCATCGCGACCGCGAAGACGGGCACCTTCAGGCAGCCGTACCTCGTCGCCCCCTCGGTCGACGGCCGCACTCTCGCGAAGGCCCCCCGCGCACTCTCCGGCTCCGCACAGCGGCAGCTCCGCAGGCTGCTCACCTACACGGCCACGTCGGGTTCGGGCGCGGAGCCGATGGCGGGGCTGGGCTCGGACATCGGAGCGAAGACGGGTTCGGCGGAGGTCGACAACCAGAAGAAGCCCAACGGCTGGTTCACGGCCTGGCACGGCGACACCGCGGCGGCGGCCGTCGTCCAGCAGGGCGGCAGGGGCGGCGCTTCGGCGGGGCCCGTGGTGCGGGCGGTGTTGCTCGCGGGAGGGTGA